A single window of Jiangella alkaliphila DNA harbors:
- the truA gene encoding tRNA pseudouridine(38-40) synthase TruA — MQPADPESGVGGLLRVRLDLAYDGTEFSGWAVQPGRRTVQGVLEEALGRVLRIDPPRVTVAGRTDAGVHARGQVCHVDVPATAWTAAPGRSDRTPAVALLRRLAGVLPADVRVHGAAEAPAGFDARFSAVWRRYRYRVADAPYGADPLLRSFVLWHDRPLDVDAMNAAAAGLLGEHDFAAYCRPREGATTIRALRVLTWERTADALAVATVEADAFCHNQVRAMIGALLLVGDGRRPADWPATVLAAGQRDPAVVVIPPHGLTLEAVGYPPDAELAARARAARNVRTLG; from the coding sequence ATGCAGCCCGCCGATCCCGAGTCCGGGGTCGGCGGGCTGCTGCGTGTCCGGCTCGACCTCGCCTACGACGGGACCGAGTTCTCCGGCTGGGCCGTGCAGCCCGGCCGGCGCACCGTCCAGGGCGTCCTCGAGGAGGCGCTGGGCCGGGTGCTGCGCATCGACCCGCCCCGGGTCACCGTCGCCGGGCGGACCGACGCCGGGGTGCACGCCCGCGGCCAGGTCTGCCACGTCGACGTCCCGGCGACGGCGTGGACGGCGGCGCCCGGCCGTTCGGACCGCACTCCGGCGGTCGCGCTGCTGCGGCGGCTGGCCGGCGTGCTGCCGGCCGACGTCCGGGTGCACGGCGCGGCCGAGGCGCCGGCCGGCTTCGACGCCCGCTTCTCTGCCGTCTGGCGCCGCTACCGCTACCGCGTCGCCGACGCACCGTACGGCGCCGACCCGTTGCTGCGCTCGTTCGTGCTGTGGCACGACCGCCCGCTCGACGTCGACGCGATGAACGCCGCGGCCGCCGGCCTGCTGGGCGAGCACGACTTCGCCGCGTACTGCCGGCCGCGCGAGGGCGCCACGACGATCCGTGCGCTGCGGGTGCTGACGTGGGAGCGGACGGCCGACGCCCTGGCCGTCGCGACCGTCGAGGCCGACGCGTTCTGCCACAACCAGGTCCGCGCGATGATCGGCGCCCTGCTGCTCGTCGGCGACGGCCGGCGCCCGGCCGACTGGCCGGCGACGGTGCTCGCGGCCGGCCAGCGCGACCCCGCCGTCGTCGTGATCCCGCCGCACGGCCTCACCCTGGAGGCCGTCGGCTATCCGCCCGACGCCGAGCTGGCCGCCCGCGCCCGCGCCGCCCGCAACGTCCGCACCCTGGGTTGA
- the rplQ gene encoding 50S ribosomal protein L17, giving the protein MPTPTKGARLGGSPAHQRAILANLATALFEHGRITTTEAKARRLRPVAERLISKAKRGDLHARRQVLSTIRDKDIVHVLFAEIGPRYENRNGGYTRIVKIGPRKGDNAPMAVIELVEPLAEQVVTEATSATRRAAADAPAAAAPAATEAPADETEAAADEAVADEAKADDAEGPAEKA; this is encoded by the coding sequence ATGCCCACCCCAACCAAGGGTGCTCGCCTGGGAGGCTCGCCGGCTCACCAGCGCGCGATCCTCGCCAACCTGGCGACCGCGCTGTTCGAGCACGGCCGCATCACCACTACCGAGGCCAAGGCCCGCCGGCTCCGTCCGGTCGCCGAGCGGCTGATCAGCAAGGCCAAGCGCGGTGACCTCCACGCGCGGCGCCAGGTGCTCAGCACGATCCGCGACAAGGACATCGTGCACGTGCTGTTCGCCGAGATCGGCCCGCGCTACGAGAACCGCAACGGCGGCTACACCCGGATCGTGAAGATCGGTCCGCGGAAGGGTGACAACGCTCCGATGGCGGTCATCGAGCTGGTCGAGCCGCTGGCCGAGCAGGTCGTGACCGAGGCGACCAGCGCCACCCGGCGCGCCGCTGCCGACGCTCCGGCCGCTGCCGCTCCGGCGGCGACGGAGGCTCCGGCCGACGAGACCGAGGCCGCTGCCGACGAGGCCGTCGCCGACGAGGCGAAGGCCGACGACGCCGAGGGCCCGGCCGAGAAGGCCTGA
- a CDS encoding DNA-directed RNA polymerase subunit alpha — MLITQRPSLSEESLNDYRAKFTIEPLEPGFGYTLGNSLRRTLLSSIPGAAITSIRIDGVLHEFTTIPGVKEDVTDVILNLKGLVVSSEHDEPVVMYLRKQGPGAVTAADIAPPAGVEVHNPDLHIATLNGKGKLEMELTVERGRGYVSAVQNKRADAEIGRIPVDSIYSPVLKVTYKVEATRVEGRTDFDRLIVDVETKQSIRPRDALASAGSTLVELFGLARELNIEAEGIEIGPSPVDAQLAADLALPIEDLQLTVRSYNCLKREGIHSVGELVSRSEADLLDIRNFGQKSIDEVKAKLATMGLGLKDSAPGFDPAAAVDSYGDDDQSYAEDEQY, encoded by the coding sequence GTGCTCATCACCCAGCGTCCCAGTCTCAGCGAAGAGTCGCTGAACGACTACCGGGCCAAGTTCACCATCGAACCGCTCGAGCCCGGCTTCGGCTACACGCTCGGCAACTCGCTGCGCCGGACCCTGCTCTCGTCCATCCCCGGCGCGGCCATCACGTCGATCCGCATCGACGGTGTGCTGCACGAGTTCACCACCATCCCGGGCGTGAAGGAGGACGTCACCGACGTCATCCTGAACCTCAAGGGCCTCGTCGTCTCGTCCGAGCACGACGAGCCGGTCGTGATGTACCTGCGCAAGCAGGGCCCCGGCGCCGTCACCGCCGCCGACATCGCGCCGCCCGCCGGGGTCGAGGTGCACAATCCCGACCTGCACATCGCCACGCTGAACGGCAAGGGCAAGCTGGAGATGGAGCTGACGGTCGAGCGCGGCCGCGGCTACGTGTCGGCCGTGCAGAACAAGCGCGCCGACGCCGAGATCGGCCGTATCCCGGTCGACTCCATCTACTCCCCGGTGCTGAAGGTCACGTACAAGGTCGAGGCGACCCGCGTCGAGGGCCGCACCGACTTCGACCGGCTCATCGTCGACGTCGAGACCAAGCAGTCGATCCGTCCGCGCGATGCGCTCGCGTCGGCCGGCAGCACGCTGGTCGAGCTGTTCGGTCTCGCCCGCGAGCTGAACATCGAGGCCGAGGGCATCGAGATCGGCCCGTCGCCGGTCGACGCCCAGCTGGCCGCGGACCTCGCGCTGCCGATCGAGGACCTGCAGCTCACCGTCCGTTCGTACAACTGCCTCAAGCGTGAGGGCATCCACTCCGTGGGTGAGCTCGTCTCCCGCAGCGAGGCCGACCTCCTCGACATCCGCAACTTCGGCCAGAAGTCGATCGACGAGGTCAAGGCGAAGCTGGCCACCATGGGCCTCGGCCTGAAGGACAGCGCGCCCGGGTTCGACCCGGCCGCGGCCGTCGACAGCTACGGCGACGACGACCAGTCCTACGCCGAAGACGAGCAGTACTGA
- the rpsD gene encoding 30S ribosomal protein S4, giving the protein MARYTGPLTKKSRRLGVDLIGEDKAYERRPYPPGQHGRGRQKESEYRLQLHEKQKARYTYGVLEKQFRRYYEEANRRQGRTGDVLLQLLESRLDNVVYRSGLARTRRHARQLVVHGHFTVNGRKVNVPSYQVALHDVIDVRDKSRETTPFIIARETQGDRPVPAWLEVIPNAMRILVHQLPSRQQIDTPVQEQLIVEFYSK; this is encoded by the coding sequence ATGGCCCGTTACACCGGTCCACTCACGAAGAAGTCGCGTCGTCTCGGCGTCGACCTGATCGGCGAGGACAAGGCGTACGAACGCCGTCCGTACCCGCCCGGCCAGCACGGCCGCGGCCGGCAGAAGGAGAGCGAGTACCGCCTCCAGCTGCACGAGAAGCAGAAGGCGCGCTACACCTACGGCGTCCTCGAGAAGCAGTTCCGCCGCTACTACGAAGAGGCCAACCGTCGCCAGGGTCGTACCGGTGACGTCCTCCTGCAGCTGCTGGAGTCGCGTCTCGACAACGTCGTGTACCGCTCCGGCCTGGCCCGCACCCGCCGGCACGCCCGCCAGCTGGTCGTCCACGGCCACTTCACGGTCAACGGCCGCAAGGTGAACGTGCCGTCGTACCAGGTGGCGCTGCACGACGTCATCGACGTGCGCGACAAGTCCAGGGAGACGACCCCGTTCATCATCGCCCGCGAGACCCAGGGCGACCGCCCGGTCCCCGCGTGGCTCGAAGTCATCCCCAACGCGATGCGCATCCTGGTCCACCAGCTCCCGAGCCGGCAGCAGATCGACACGCCGGTCCAGGAGCAGCTCATCGTCGAGTTCTACTCTAAGTAG